The following proteins are encoded in a genomic region of Arachis stenosperma cultivar V10309 chromosome 4, arast.V10309.gnm1.PFL2, whole genome shotgun sequence:
- the LOC130973157 gene encoding uncharacterized protein LOC130973157 — protein sequence MIKRRFYKVDHGGRDASDASSSSSDSEIEAEATDESESEDDEMLEPEVKQDNNDDDAGSASSGYKCEDSFGNDVDANSSGLFLSDDDDGTLNERPKLKNKELSSKRDHEVLEKKSKVLVDENKSVPVDALSYILKCKSVFKCRICPRIICLNEAMLRDHVQSKRHAHSEKLLNQGRLKAILNSDGEIENLDVSDVEANDSEDDEDKDHYKRQKQNKKKFKKKRDLNVNSRKIQSPKGSAKKKGKK from the exons ATGATAAAGAGGAGATTCTATAAGGTTGATCATGGTGGCCGGGATGCCTCAGATGCATCCTCTTCATCCTCTGACTCTGAGATAGAAGCTGAAGCAACTGATGAATCTGAATCCGAGGATGATGAAATGCTTGAACCTGAAGTAAAGCAggataataatgatgatgatgctggCTCAGCATCCTCTG GATACAAATGTGAGGATAGTTTTGGAAATGATGTTGATGCCAACTCCTCAG GTTTGTTTTTAAGTGACGATGATGATGGAACTTTAAATGAGAGACCAAAGCTCAAGAATAAAGAGTTGTCTAGTAAACGTGATCATGAAGTATTGGAGAAAAAGTCGAAGGTCTTGGTGGATGAAAATAAATCAGTGCCAGTGGATGCATTGTCATATATCTTAAAATGCAAATCAGTTTTTAAGTGCAGGATATGTCCTAGGATTATCTGTTTGAATGAGGCAATGTTGAGGGATCACGTGCAGTCAAAG AGACATGCTCACTCGGAAAAGCTACTTAATCAAGGCAGACTAAAGGCCATTCTCAACAGTGATGGCGAAATTGAGAACCTAGATGTCTCAGATGTCGAAGCCAACGATAGCGAG GATGATGAAGACAAGGATCATTACAAAAGACAGAAGCAGAATAAGAAGAAATTCAAGAAG aaaagGGACCTTAATGTAAACTCAAGAAAAATACAGTCACCGAAAGGTTCAGCCAAgaaaaaaggcaaaaaatga